GGACCCCAACGTCGGTACCCTCGGCGTAAGTGACAGAACCGGTACCGAATTCCAGATGCTCGACGCCGTAATGCGCTTCAAGTTCAATGATACCTTCAAGGTCAACGTTGGTAAGTTCAAGTATGGCTTCTCCCGTGAGAATCTGGAAGCGTGCGAGATGCCTTTGACCCTCGACCGCTCCCTCTTCATTCGTGCTCCATATGTTGCTACCCGTGACATGGGGGTCGGCATCTGGGGTAACTTCCTGGAAGACAAGATTCAGTATCGTGCCGACGTGATGGAAGGGCGCAAGGCCGGCGACACCGGCAACCCCGATTCCAGCTTCCGTTATACGGTCCGCGGCCATGTGTCGCTGCTGGATCCCGAGTCGGATTATGGCTACAAGGGTACCTACATGGGCAAGAAGCAGGTGCTTACCTTCGGCGCTGCCTATCAGTATGAGCCTGATGTCGCGTATGGCGATACCGTGGCCAAGACCGGCAAGAGTGACTACCAGGCCTGGACCGTTGACGGCTTCTTCGAGTATCCGGTGGAAGCAGTGGGAACGTTCACTCTTTCCGCTGCCTATGCCGACTACGACCTGGACGAAGCCTACAAGGTCTCCGCAAACGTCGATAGCGATGCCATCGGTCTCAATGGCGAGAAAAACGGCTGGTACGTGAAGGCCGGCTACATGCTGCCGAATCTGCCGCTCCAGTTCTTCGGCCGCTATGAGCAGTGGAGCTTTGCCGCCCTCAACAACATCTACGATCAGGATGTCACCTGGTACGGCGGCGGGGTCAACTACTACATCTGGGGTCAGAACCTGAAGCTTACGGCTGAACTCAGCCATACCGATTTCGATAACGAAGGTGTAGTGAGCGGTCTTCAGGGAGCTAACCTGAAGTCCGAAGATTTCACCACTTTCGTAACCCAGCTCCAGCTTCTCTTCTAGGACGGAGCGCATCTCACACCACGCAGGAGGAAAGAAAATGAAAAAGATCATGATGTCCATCGCAGCGGCCCTTGTGGCACTTTCCATGGCAGCGGTCGCCTTTGCTTCGGGTTCCTTCTCCGGCAAGGTCACCAAGATTGACGGCGCCAAGGTTACCGTCAAGGCCGACAAAGTCCCCGCCTGGGTCAAGAAGGGTGGGAGCGTTTCCGCCATGGGCGGTTCTCCCAAGGTTCTCGATGTGAAAGGGGACGAAGTGACCCTCCGCTTCGGCAAGGCCAAAGCCGAAAAGATCAAGGCGGACAGCACCATGCAAATTCATGAGGCTGCCGGCGACGAGCTCCAGGGCTGCTAATCGGAAAGCCTCCCCACCGAGAGGTGGGGAGGCTTTTATTGAAATGCAAATATCAATGTATAATAATTAAGCGCTTTTTAATTTGTGAAAGGAGTGACCAATGAAGCTTGCACCTTTATGGGTAAAGCTATCGGCGGCGGCATTCGTTTTCTGTGTCGCTTCACCGGTCTTTGCCGAAAAGGCCGGCATCGGGTGGCAGGAAACCATTGCCGCCAAGTCGGGTAAGGCCAAGACCATGGCCGAGCTGGCTAAGATGTACGACTCAAGTTCCTGCATTGATTGTCACCAGGATACCCATGATGATTGGAACAAATCGATCCACGCCCGCTCCATCTTCGGCACCAGCCGGACTGCCGCCACTTTCAAGACCGCGGTGATTAACGGCCTGATGGAGTGGCCCTATTCGGGGGTCAAGAAACCTGAGGACGTGAAAGTCGAGCACCTGATGGGGTGTGCCAAGTGTCACCTGCCCCAGTTGGCTGATGCCGAAGACTCGGTGGCCAAGGAAATTATCGCCACTATCGATAACTGGCAGGATGCCCTCAAGAAAAAAGACAATGCAAAGGCCACTGCCGAGGCGGATAAGCTCAAGAGCCTCAATATCAACTGCCTGATCTGCCATAACCGCAACGCCATTACCCACAAGTGGACCGACGGTTATCCCCAGCAAGGTGTCGTGTATGGCTCCAAGGAAGGCGACCACCCGTCGGATGCCTTCCCGAAAATGAAGGTTAGCCCCATCATGAGCGAGTCGATCCAGTGCGGGCAGTGCCACGGCCTGGGTCCCAACATGGAGCTGGACAACCCGACCCAGTGCTGCACCAGCTACGGCAGTTATCTCTGGTCCTACACGGCCGAGGGTGGGAGCGAAACCTGCCAGGACTGCCACATGAAGAAGAGCAAGCTCGGCCACAACATGCAGAGCTACCGCGATCCGGGCATGGCCAAGGCTGCGGTTGAGTTCAAGGCCGAGGCGCGGGCGTTCCACTGGCGTGACGGCGCTACCATCAAGCCGAAGGCTGTGGTGAAGGTTGAGATGGTGAACCATGCCGGTCACTCCATCCCCGATGGCTGACCGACCCCCAACCGACTGGTTCTGTCGGTAATAGCAAAAACAAAAGACGGCGAAGAAGTGTTCAATCAGGAGAAGATTTACATGCCGGTTCCCCAGCAGCTTGGGCGTGGCGACCGGATGGGGCGCGGCCCCTATGAGAAGAGCGGCATAATCGAAGATACCGGGCTCCCGCCCGGCAAAGAAGTGCGCGAGCGGTTCGATATTTTTTTCCCCACCGAAGAGGTGGAGGATGAAAACGGCAAATGGGTCACCAAGCCCACTGCCAGCGAACTGGATCTGGAGGTCAAACTCTGGTATCTCCCCTTCGGCACCATGAATGCCGATCCGTTCCTGTGGCATGAGTTCAAGCAGAAGGTGAACATCAGTACCACCGGAAAATAGAAGGGAGGCTCTTTCAAAACTACTGCGGGGCCGGTCTGCGTTGTTGCCGCTCGCTCGAAAGCTCAACGTACCGACGGGTACGCCTCGCATTCTCGCTTGCTTGCGCCTAGCATCCCAGCCTCCTCATGACGTTTTGCAAGAGCCTCCGTAGAACATGCATTTTTGCTCCGTGCCGGCAGGATTAACCTGCCGGCTTTTTTTTCATCGGTCATTACGCTATGATGGGCAGCACATGAAGCTTCTTCTCTGGTTGACAGATTTTCCTGCCTTGCTCCGGCGGTTGCGGGCCGTCATTCTGGTGCCGTTTCTGCTGCTGGCGGGGTGCGGTGCCGGTGGGGGCGAGAACGGCTCGTGCCTCACGTGCCATCGCGGCATCGAGCATGCCTCGCCGGCCCATCCCCGCTGCGTTTCCTGCCACGGTGGAAACGAGCGTGCCCGCGACAAGGAATCCGCCCACCGCGAAATGTTCGCCCCCCGCAATCCGTCGGATCCCCGCTCCTGGGAGCAGAGCTGCGGTGCCTGCCACCCCTGGCAGCTTGCCCGGGTGAAGGGGAGTCTCATGCAGACCAACACCGGCATGATTAAGAACATTCAGCTCACCTGGGAGGGGGAGGACGGCAGGCTCTACGGCAGCCGCCGGGAAAATGTCCATACCGCCGACGGGAAGGAACGGCAGCTCGCCGCGGTGACGGAGCTGGACAATGTCTCCGGAGAGCTCTACCGCAAGTTCTGCTCCCTTTGCCATGTGGGCATCGAAAACAGTTATGCTTACGATGTGGGGCATTCGGCGGGGTGCGCCGCCTGCCACTTTCCCTGGAACGATACCGGCACTTACGCCGGCGGCGACCTGACCATGAAGGGGCGGGGGCCGGCCTCGGCTTCCCACCGGATGACGGGGCTTCCGGGCAACGACGTCTGCTTTCGGTGCCACAACCGGAGCGGCCGCATCGCCCTGTCGTACATGGGGCTCAATGACGGCAACACCGCCCAGGTGCCGACGCGAAACGGTTTTCCCGGCCCGCTTCTCACCAGCGGCAACCGGAGCGTCACCCGCATAACGCCGGACATCCACTATGCCATGGGGATGGACTGCATCGATTGCCATACATCCCGCGACATCATGGGTGACGGCTACGCCTACGAGAACCTCTACCACCAGGTGGAGATCCGCTGCGAGGATTGCCACGGCAGCGGCACCGAGCTTCCCCGCTGGCGGGAGATCGTCAGGGAGAACGAAGCCCCGGTGCGCGAGTCGCGGCAGTATCGGCGGCAGATGCGCCCCGGCATGCGGATGATCGTCACCGGCAAGGGGCGTCCCTACTCCAACGTTTTCTACGAAAACGGGCAGGTACGTCTTGTCGGCAAACGAAGCGGCCGCCTCTATGTCAGCAAGGTGATTACCGGCACCCCGGCCCACACCGTCGCCGGCCACGACAGGCTGGAGTGCTACAGCTGCCACTCCCGCGCGGTGGTCCAGTGTTACGGCTGCCATACGAACTATGACAAGGGCAGGACCGCCCGCGATTTCGTAAAGGATATGGATACCCTGGGGCTCTTTACCGAGTCCGAGGACTACCGGATGCTTTACCCCTTCCCCCTGGCCCTCAACCAGCGGGGGAAAATATCGCCGGTAACCCCCGGCTGCCAGACCTTCGTGACCGTCACCGAGATGGACGGGCGCGTGTCCAAAGAGGGGTATGTAACCACCTTCAAGGGTAAGCAGCAGCTGCGTTTTGCGCCCTTCTACTCCCACAACACCGGCGTGAAGGCCATCGGCTGCGGCGAGTGTCACGCAAACCCCGCCTTCCTGGGGTTCGGCCAGCATGAGGTGGAGGGGAGGAATATCGCTGCCACCATGCTCTGCCCCAAGAACGAGGAGAAGCCCCTGGACGGCTTCCAGACCCTGGAGGGGGGTAAGGTGCGGGCCTTTTCGGCCGTCACCAGGGAACATTCCCGCCCCCTTAACGAAGCGGAGGTTATGAAGGTATGGCGGGCAAACCTCTGCATCGTCTGCCATACCCGTCCCGACGACCCCATTTACCGCAAGGAGCTCGACTATCGTGCCCTGGATGATGCACTTCATCGCCGTATTCTGGCTGTCGGCGGCACTCGC
The nucleotide sequence above comes from Geobacter benzoatilyticus. Encoded proteins:
- the extM gene encoding selenite/tellurite reduction operon c-type cytochrome ExtM, with translation MKLLLWLTDFPALLRRLRAVILVPFLLLAGCGAGGGENGSCLTCHRGIEHASPAHPRCVSCHGGNERARDKESAHREMFAPRNPSDPRSWEQSCGACHPWQLARVKGSLMQTNTGMIKNIQLTWEGEDGRLYGSRRENVHTADGKERQLAAVTELDNVSGELYRKFCSLCHVGIENSYAYDVGHSAGCAACHFPWNDTGTYAGGDLTMKGRGPASASHRMTGLPGNDVCFRCHNRSGRIALSYMGLNDGNTAQVPTRNGFPGPLLTSGNRSVTRITPDIHYAMGMDCIDCHTSRDIMGDGYAYENLYHQVEIRCEDCHGSGTELPRWREIVRENEAPVRESRQYRRQMRPGMRMIVTGKGRPYSNVFYENGQVRLVGKRSGRLYVSKVITGTPAHTVAGHDRLECYSCHSRAVVQCYGCHTNYDKGRTARDFVKDMDTLGLFTESEDYRMLYPFPLALNQRGKISPVTPGCQTFVTVTEMDGRVSKEGYVTTFKGKQQLRFAPFYSHNTGVKAIGCGECHANPAFLGFGQHEVEGRNIAATMLCPKNEEKPLDGFQTLEGGKVRAFSAVTREHSRPLNEAEVMKVWRANLCIVCHTRPDDPIYRKELDYRALDDALHRRILAVGGTRVAR
- the extI gene encoding selenite/tellurite reduction operon porin ExtI — encoded protein: MINMRKISTISGVALGTALLAGTAFAGPRITFGPEDQGALQIDYKGQFQMSVRDNGSGDDGDDTTTNFNFRRNRIALMGKYGDMLSMYVQTEFTEDPNVGTLGVSDRTGTEFQMLDAVMRFKFNDTFKVNVGKFKYGFSRENLEACEMPLTLDRSLFIRAPYVATRDMGVGIWGNFLEDKIQYRADVMEGRKAGDTGNPDSSFRYTVRGHVSLLDPESDYGYKGTYMGKKQVLTFGAAYQYEPDVAYGDTVAKTGKSDYQAWTVDGFFEYPVEAVGTFTLSAAYADYDLDEAYKVSANVDSDAIGLNGEKNGWYVKAGYMLPNLPLQFFGRYEQWSFAALNNIYDQDVTWYGGGVNYYIWGQNLKLTAELSHTDFDNEGVVSGLQGANLKSEDFTTFVTQLQLLF
- the extJ gene encoding selenite/tellurite reduction operon protein ExtJ; amino-acid sequence: MKKIMMSIAAALVALSMAAVAFASGSFSGKVTKIDGAKVTVKADKVPAWVKKGGSVSAMGGSPKVLDVKGDEVTLRFGKAKAEKIKADSTMQIHEAAGDELQGC
- the extKL gene encoding multiheme c-type cytochrome (seleno)protein ExtKL — its product is MKLAPLWVKLSAAAFVFCVASPVFAEKAGIGWQETIAAKSGKAKTMAELAKMYDSSSCIDCHQDTHDDWNKSIHARSIFGTSRTAATFKTAVINGLMEWPYSGVKKPEDVKVEHLMGCAKCHLPQLADAEDSVAKEIIATIDNWQDALKKKDNAKATAEADKLKSLNINCLICHNRNAITHKWTDGYPQQGVVYGSKEGDHPSDAFPKMKVSPIMSESIQCGQCHGLGPNMELDNPTQCCTSYGSYLWSYTAEGGSETCQDCHMKKSKLGHNMQSYRDPGMAKAAVEFKAEARAFHWRDGATIKPKAVVKVEMVNHAGHSIPDGUPTPNRLVLSVIAKTKDGEEVFNQEKIYMPVPQQLGRGDRMGRGPYEKSGIIEDTGLPPGKEVRERFDIFFPTEEVEDENGKWVTKPTASELDLEVKLWYLPFGTMNADPFLWHEFKQKVNISTTGK